One stretch of Phocoena phocoena chromosome 10, mPhoPho1.1, whole genome shotgun sequence DNA includes these proteins:
- the SHISA5 gene encoding protein shisa-5 — translation MAAPAPAPRILLLLLLLLPAPPGAHSEVCMVAAGHNLFPKFCPDFCCGTCYDQYCCSDVLKKFVWNGEECGVPEASVPPNVEPLEQLGSTLKFRSSLDSDPMSGFGTTVAVGLTIFVLSVVTIIICFTCSCCYLYKMCRRPRPVVTTTTATTVVHTPYSQAPSVPPSYPGPTYQGYHPMPPQPGMPAAPYPTQYPPPYLAQPMGPPAYHETVAGGAAMPYPASQPPYNPAYMDPPKAAP, via the exons ATGGCCGCGCCGGCCCCAGCGCCTCGGAtcctgctgctgttgctgttgctGCTACCAGCGCCTCCGGGTG CCCACAGTGAGGTGTGTATGGTTGCCGCTGGACACAATCTCTTCCCCAAGTTCTGTCCTGATTTCTGCTGTGGCACCTGTTATGACCAGTACTGCTGCTCTGATGTGCTGAAGAAATTTGTGTGGAATGGGGAAGAATGTGGTGTTCCGGAGGCCAG CGTCCCCCCCAATGTGGAGCCACTGGAACAGCTGGGCTCAACACTGAAGTTTCGCTCTAGCCTGGACAGCGACCCCATGTCTGG GTTTGGAACGACTGTGGCCGTCGGACTGACCATCTTTGTGCTCTCTGttgtcaccatcatcatctgCTTCACCTGCTCCTGCTGCTATTTGTACAAGATGTGCCGCCGACCGCGTC CGGTCGTGACTACCACCACGGCCACCACAGTAGTGCACACCCCTTACTCGCAAGCTCCAAGTGTGCCGCCCAGCTACCCCGGACCAACGTACCAGGGCTACCACCCCATGCCCCCCCAGCCAGGGATGCCAGCAGCGCCGTACCCCACGCAGTACCCACCACCCTACCTGGCCCAGCCCATGGGCCCCCCCGCCTACCATGAGACAGTGGCTG GAGGTGCAGCCATGCCCTACCCTGCAAGCCAGCCTCCTTACAATCCAGCCTACATGGACCCCCCGAAGGCGGCCCCCTGA
- the TREX1 gene encoding three-prime repair exonuclease 1 — MGSQALPPGPVQTLIFLDLEATGLPFSQPKVTELCLLAIHRWALERLPTHQGPPSTVPPPPRVLDKLSLCVAPGKACSPAASEITGLSTPVLAAHGRQRFDANLANMLRAFLQRQPQPWCLVAHNGDRYDFPLLQAELAVLGLASALEGAFCVDSIAALKALEQADSPSEHGPRKSYSLGSIYMRLYGQAPPDSHTAEGDVLALLSICQWRPQALLRWVDAHARPFNTVKPMYVVTASTGTSPRPSAATATVPLARARGTSPNRGGNRNPKPLSPVKSPGAPPREGLLAPLGLLAFLTLAVATLYRLSLAIPGQ, encoded by the coding sequence ATGGGCTCGCAGGCCTTGCCCCCGGGTCCTGTGCAGACCCTCATCTTCTTGGACCTGGAGGCCACTGGCCTGCCCTTCTcccagcccaaggtcacagagctctgCCTGCTGGCCATCCACAGATGGGCCCTGGAGAGACTTCCTACCCATCAGGGGCCTCCTTCAACAGTGCCCCCACCACCCCGGGTGCTGGACAAGCTCTCCCTGTGCGTGGCTCCGGGGAAGGCCTGTAGCCCTGCAGCCAGTGAGATCACAGGCCTGAGCACACCTGTGCTGGCTGCACATGGGCGTCAACGCTTCGATGCCAACCTGGCCAACATGCTCCGAGCCTTCCTGCAGCGCCAACCACAGCCCTGGTGCCTTGTGGCACACAACGGTGACCGCTACGACTTCCCCCTGCTCCAGGCAGAGCTGGCTGTGCTGGGCCTTGCCAGTGCTCTGGAGGGCGCCTTCTGTGTGGATAGCATTGCTGCCCTGAAGGCCCTGGAGCAAGCTGACAGCCCCTCAGAGCACGGCCCAAGGAAGAGCTACAGCCTGGGCAGCATCTACATGCGCCTGTACGGGCAGGCCCCACCAGACTCACACACAGCCGAGGGTGACGTCCTAGCCCTGCTCAGCATCTGTCAGTGGAGGCCACAGGCCCTGCTGCGGTGGGTAGATGCTCATGCCAGGCCCTTCAACACCGTCAAGCCGATGTACGTGGTCACAGCCTCGACTGGAACCAGCCCAAGGCCATCTGCTGCTACGGCCACGGTACCCCTGGCCAGAGCCAGGGGCACCAGCCCCAACCGTGGTGGAAACAGGAACCCTAAGCCCCTTTCCCCAGTGAAGAGCCCTGGAGCCCCACCCAGGGAGGGATTGCTGGCCCCACTGGGCCTGCTGGCCTTCCTGACCTTGGCAGTAGCCACGCTGTATAGGCTGTCCTTGGCCATACCTGGGCAGTAG